The following proteins are co-located in the Candidatus Binatia bacterium genome:
- a CDS encoding Xaa-Pro peptidase family protein, producing the protein MVTRSTSSFGLVGTDWQQRINWDRLRKYRLDRAREAMKRNGLGALLAMYDENVRYISSTVTPGWCRLKPGLRYALLCEGAEPVLFEQGDIGIQINRHCPWIPRDNVRYAYSWIKGAVGGASRQQVKKFTDAIMEELKKYHVDKAPLGVDFVDLNMINAFKEAGINWTDGASPMVEARAIKNEDELEAMRIIAAICDGCHTAISHFIRPGMQEHQITAFAMNFLYNIPGIEDVEDIIVSSGPNSWPNWRHFSDRIIQPGDLVIIDMAAVTWNGYKSCMYRTYCVGKKPTKEQNDFYHIAYEWLYRAIEKVKPGATTKEIAEVWPSAMETWGYKEEDQAAANLWGHGLGLAQYDTPVISRIYSLDFPVVIQPGMSFALETQHGKPLQWGVRLEEMMVVTEKGPEVTTQFPIEEITVID; encoded by the coding sequence ATGGTGACACGGAGCACGTCTAGTTTCGGTCTGGTCGGCACCGACTGGCAGCAGCGCATCAACTGGGATCGGCTCAGGAAGTACCGCCTCGACCGCGCGCGCGAGGCGATGAAGCGGAACGGATTGGGCGCTCTGCTCGCGATGTACGATGAAAACGTCCGCTACATTTCGAGCACGGTCACGCCCGGATGGTGCCGCCTGAAGCCCGGCCTGCGGTACGCGCTTTTGTGCGAGGGCGCCGAACCCGTGCTCTTCGAGCAGGGCGACATCGGCATACAGATCAACCGTCATTGTCCGTGGATCCCGCGCGACAACGTGCGCTACGCCTATTCGTGGATTAAGGGAGCTGTGGGAGGCGCGTCGCGCCAGCAGGTGAAAAAATTCACCGACGCGATCATGGAAGAGCTGAAGAAGTACCACGTGGACAAAGCTCCGCTCGGCGTCGACTTCGTCGATCTGAATATGATCAACGCCTTCAAAGAGGCGGGAATCAACTGGACCGACGGCGCATCGCCCATGGTCGAAGCGCGCGCGATCAAGAACGAGGACGAATTGGAGGCGATGCGCATCATCGCCGCCATCTGCGACGGCTGCCACACGGCGATTTCCCATTTCATCAGGCCGGGGATGCAGGAGCATCAAATCACCGCCTTCGCCATGAATTTCCTCTACAACATTCCGGGGATCGAAGACGTGGAGGACATCATCGTTTCCTCGGGACCCAACAGTTGGCCCAACTGGCGGCATTTTTCCGATCGCATCATTCAGCCCGGCGACCTGGTCATCATCGACATGGCGGCGGTCACCTGGAACGGCTACAAGAGCTGCATGTACCGCACCTATTGCGTGGGAAAAAAGCCGACCAAAGAGCAGAACGATTTTTATCACATCGCCTACGAATGGCTCTATCGCGCCATCGAAAAGGTAAAACCCGGAGCCACGACCAAGGAGATCGCCGAAGTCTGGCCATCGGCGATGGAGACCTGGGGCTACAAGGAAGAGGATCAGGCGGCGGCGAATCTGTGGGGACACGGTCTCGGGCTCGCTCAGTACGATACTCCGGTCATCTCCCGGATTTACTCTCTCGACTTCCCTGTAGTGATCCAGCCGGGGATGAGCTTTGCCCTGGAGACGCAGCACGGCAAGCCGCTTCAATGGGGCGTAAGGCTGGAAGAGATGATGGTCGTGACCGAAAAGGGGCCTGAAGTCACGACGCAGTTCCCGATCGAGGAAATCACCGTAATCGATTAA
- a CDS encoding alpha/beta fold hydrolase — MFSPRTLAEIKEDIRSRVGKRAPFLHADKAEAEEALAKLDGIESERWAAAWSAIGARWEEKARAAETRGDAKPAKEAFLKAYGYYGIARHPFPNSPGKQQAYDKTREMYLAASRYFDVPLECVAIPFDGTQIVGHLRLPKKLPAPLVMHWGGIDNWKEERLTFAEAFVREGWGCLVLDSPGTGECPMLASPDAHRVHSATLDYLLKRPEVDAKKIAVVGASFGGYWSTKMAHVERERLRAAVNWGGGIHYFFQPEWQEKSRNAPSYLFDLIEARANLFGKKTFAELIEVMPALSLKTQGWLDKPCAPMLLVNGKEDKQVPIEDFYLLVEHGDPKAMRLFSGGHMGAIPDIFKTVITWLHSKLD; from the coding sequence ATGTTTTCTCCCCGTACTCTCGCTGAGATCAAAGAGGACATTCGGAGCCGCGTCGGAAAGCGCGCGCCTTTTCTCCACGCCGACAAGGCGGAAGCGGAGGAGGCGCTGGCGAAGCTCGACGGCATCGAGTCGGAAAGGTGGGCCGCCGCGTGGAGTGCGATCGGCGCACGCTGGGAAGAGAAGGCGAGAGCCGCGGAGACGCGCGGAGACGCGAAGCCCGCGAAGGAAGCGTTTCTCAAAGCCTACGGCTATTACGGCATCGCGCGCCATCCATTTCCCAACTCGCCGGGCAAGCAACAGGCCTACGACAAAACGCGAGAAATGTATCTCGCGGCATCGCGCTACTTCGACGTCCCGCTCGAATGCGTCGCGATTCCCTTCGACGGAACACAGATCGTCGGCCACCTCAGATTGCCAAAGAAGCTTCCCGCGCCGCTCGTCATGCACTGGGGCGGCATCGATAACTGGAAAGAGGAGCGGCTGACTTTCGCGGAAGCGTTTGTGAGAGAGGGCTGGGGCTGCCTGGTATTGGACAGCCCGGGGACAGGCGAGTGTCCGATGCTCGCTTCGCCGGACGCGCATCGCGTCCACTCCGCCACACTGGATTATCTGTTGAAGCGTCCGGAAGTCGATGCGAAGAAAATCGCCGTCGTCGGCGCGAGCTTCGGCGGCTACTGGTCCACGAAGATGGCCCACGTCGAGCGCGAGCGGCTCCGCGCCGCCGTCAACTGGGGCGGCGGCATTCATTATTTTTTCCAGCCGGAGTGGCAGGAAAAATCGCGCAACGCGCCTTCTTACCTCTTCGATCTAATCGAAGCGCGCGCCAATCTTTTCGGCAAGAAGACTTTCGCGGAGCTGATCGAGGTCATGCCTGCGCTTTCGTTGAAAACCCAGGGCTGGCTCGACAAGCCGTGCGCGCCGATGCTGCTCGTCAACGGCAAGGAAGACAAGCAGGTGCCGATCGAGGATTTTTATCTGCTCGTCGAGCACGGCGATCCGAAGGCCATGCGCCTTTTTTCCGGCGGCCACATGGGCGCGATCCCGGATATTTTTAAGACCGTCATCACTTGGCTTCATTCCAAGCTGGATTGA
- a CDS encoding C-terminal binding protein translates to MSRYKVAVTDHLFSSLDDERELFRRMDAELVEGQCRGEEETMALAQDADAILNTYAPITAKAIQALEKCRVIVRFGIGVDNVALDAATRRGIMVCNTTDYCIDEVADQAMAFLLACARGLFPSAKIARDAAWDFQRMPRLTRIRGQTLGLLGVGRIGSAVAARAKGFGLRILGHDPYLRDDAARQIGVQLIDLDTLLKEADFVSIHLPLNSETTGMIGAELFHKMKPTAFLINVARGKIVNQTALCEALQQRKIAGAALDVLETEPPKPDDPILRLDNVILTPHSAWYSEQSRMDMRRLAVGQVVSVLKGEMPYSLVNREVLERIGTRNT, encoded by the coding sequence GTGTCCCGCTACAAAGTCGCAGTGACCGATCATCTCTTTTCCTCCCTGGATGATGAACGAGAGCTCTTTCGCCGTATGGACGCCGAGCTGGTTGAGGGTCAGTGTCGCGGCGAAGAGGAAACCATGGCTCTCGCCCAGGACGCCGACGCTATCTTAAACACCTACGCGCCGATAACGGCGAAAGCGATCCAGGCTCTGGAGAAATGCCGCGTCATCGTCCGCTTCGGCATCGGCGTCGACAACGTGGCGCTGGACGCAGCTACCAGACGCGGCATCATGGTATGCAACACGACCGATTACTGCATCGACGAGGTCGCCGACCAGGCGATGGCCTTCCTGCTGGCTTGCGCCCGCGGTCTTTTTCCCAGCGCCAAGATCGCGCGCGACGCAGCCTGGGACTTCCAACGGATGCCGCGCCTCACGCGGATACGGGGCCAAACACTCGGCCTCCTCGGCGTCGGGCGCATCGGCTCGGCCGTCGCGGCGCGGGCAAAGGGGTTTGGACTGCGCATCCTGGGACACGATCCTTACTTGAGGGATGACGCGGCGCGTCAAATCGGAGTTCAGTTGATCGACCTCGATACGCTGCTCAAAGAGGCGGACTTCGTTTCGATCCACCTGCCGCTCAACTCCGAGACGACGGGAATGATCGGCGCGGAATTGTTTCACAAGATGAAGCCGACGGCTTTTCTCATCAACGTGGCCCGGGGAAAAATCGTCAACCAGACCGCCTTGTGCGAGGCGCTCCAGCAGAGAAAAATCGCCGGCGCGGCGCTCGACGTCCTGGAGACCGAGCCGCCGAAACCCGACGACCCCATTTTGCGACTCGACAATGTCATCCTCACGCCGCACTCGGCATGGTACTCCGAGCAGTCCCGCATGGACATGCGCCGCCTGGCCGTGGGGCAAGTCGTCAGTGTATTGAAGGGCGAAATGCCTTATTCGCTCGTGAACCGCGAAGTTCTGGAGCGAATCGGCACGCGAAACACGTAG